One genomic window of Legionella jordanis includes the following:
- a CDS encoding ion channel, whose translation MAALFRLIEQLRFLFLFAVVILFCITKALDAQFGFWGLGDLVLFALIAFSLVLIGKGARRFLILLIVLSTAELLSILLSILLAHPMTGPIKAFFTTFYFLLMAAVCLRYTFSDKTIDITTLFGSLSAYLFIGLSFAYLYSLLNFINPFAFSGLETGQDYLVIYYSFTTLTTTGFGDIVPKTPIARTLAWIESFTGQAYLAIIMAQLVGRYVSDTLNARK comes from the coding sequence ATGGCCGCTCTTTTTCGATTAATTGAACAATTACGTTTTTTATTCCTGTTTGCGGTGGTCATCTTATTTTGCATTACCAAAGCTCTGGATGCACAATTTGGATTTTGGGGATTGGGTGATTTAGTTTTATTTGCTCTTATTGCTTTCAGTTTAGTGCTTATCGGTAAAGGTGCCAGGCGATTTCTGATTCTTTTGATTGTCCTATCAACTGCGGAGCTGCTGTCTATCTTATTATCAATTTTATTAGCCCATCCCATGACTGGTCCGATTAAGGCTTTTTTTACCACATTTTACTTCCTGTTAATGGCTGCTGTTTGCTTACGGTACACGTTTTCTGATAAAACCATCGACATTACCACTTTATTTGGTTCATTGTCTGCCTATTTGTTCATTGGCTTGTCATTTGCCTATTTATATTCCCTCCTTAATTTTATAAATCCCTTTGCTTTTTCCGGGCTGGAAACAGGGCAGGACTACTTGGTTATTTATTACTCATTTACCACATTAACCACCACAGGTTTTGGCGACATTGTCCCTAAAACTCCAATTGCAAGGACATTGGCCTGGATAGAATCTTTTACCGGCCAAGCCTATTTGGCCATTATCATGGCACAGTTGGTAGGCCGCTATGTGAGTGATACGCTCAATGCGAGGAAATAG